Proteins found in one Schistocerca serialis cubense isolate TAMUIC-IGC-003099 chromosome 5, iqSchSeri2.2, whole genome shotgun sequence genomic segment:
- the LOC126480860 gene encoding alpha/beta hydrolase domain-containing protein 17B, giving the protein MNGLSLSELCCLFCCPPCPTRIAAKLAFLPPEPTYNFQADETGSKFSLNLTERAEWQYSEREKENIEGFFTRTSRGNRIACLFVRCSTTARFTILFSHGNAVDLGQMSSFYLGLGSRINCNIFSYDYSGYGVSTGKPSEKNLYADIDAAWHALRTRYGISPENIILYGQSIGTVPTVDLASRYEVGAVILHSPLMSGMRVAFPNTKRTWFFDAFPSIDKVPKVTSPVLVIHGTEDEVIDFSHGLAIYERCPRAVEPLWVDGAGHNDVELYSQYLERLKQFVSVELLN; this is encoded by the exons ATGAACGGCTTAAGTCTCAGTGAgctgtgttgtttgttttgttgtCCTCCTTGCCCAACGAGGATTGCTGCCAAACTGGCATTCTTGCCACCAGAACCTACCTACAACTTTCAAGCGGATGAAACGGGTTCGAAATTTAGTTTGAATTTGACAGAAAGAGCCGAGTGGCAATACTCCGAGAGAGAAAAGGAAAATATTGAAGGTTTTTTCACAAGAACTTCCCGAGGAAATCGAATAGCCTGTTTGTTTGTGAGGTGTAGTACAACAGCTCGGTTTACAATATTGTTTTCACACGGTAATGCCGTAGACTTAGGACAAATGAGCAGTTTCTATCTAGGGTTAGGTTCACGGATAAACTGTAATATATTTAGTTATGATTACTCAGGCTACGGGGTCAGTACTGGAAAGCCATCGGAAAAGAATCTGTATGCAGATATAGATGCAGCATGGCACGCTTTACGAACTAGGTATGGTATATCACCCGAAAATATTATATTATATGGCCAGAGTATTGGGACTGTGCCAACAGTGGACCTGGCATCGCGTTATGAAGTGGGAGCTGTCATTCTCCATTCACCGCTTATGTCTGGAATGAGAGTCGCATTCCCCAATACCAAGAGGACGTGGTTTTTTGACGCCTTTCCTAG CATTGACAAGGTTCCAAAAGTCACATCCCCAGTACTAGTGATACACGGTACAGAAGACGAAGTCATAGACTTTTCACATGGCCTTGCTATTTACGAAAGATGTCCACGAGCAGTTGAACCTTTATGGGTTGAT